A window of the Thunnus albacares chromosome 15, fThuAlb1.1, whole genome shotgun sequence genome harbors these coding sequences:
- the LOC122998082 gene encoding insulinoma-associated protein 2, whose amino-acid sequence MPRGFLVKRNRRCSASYRSRNNGNNGPVTYDSDKPEGTRPEAVKEDGVLSVGLLPVSREDSAGIREAWSPHVESALEAEADRRAQLPETEEQVTDVDVLTPGGDFSCFFPPPPPPRDFTLSPVKPVGTRLLEQHEEGEKQPLFPGRCLTSSPVSELPAELPELPFLVSSTPTSIERLLASSSRHHAPSYGLNDKYDPSMAHVHLFPPLTLMNQEQHHAERKGSFLEPDQRVNNNRHNKPAAGNPSKKPKVNRKLNFEDEVTTSPVLGLRIKKESPELRRHREKSSALNGNPPLGEFICQLCKEEYPDPFSLAQHKCSRIVRVEYRCPECDKVFSCPANLASHRRWHKPRPVNNRGCETPTNKSQPLKEARGPIQHERQPVEMEGKENELLRINTNQHHEAQDSSRVRREPSLLLLHARSRDSPDSDSLAPPRYDSSCHYRSPVESCLDLQQHVRAADSPASSLLMSNPEERADLPQQQPHPPLPFIQALPEEDVYECRYCGKKFRRQAYLKKHLAAHEMTARASPPPSSYGQARENSGGQNQVFLCHLCGARFPSVEIRDKHRLWHAMRDELLAGTLGGGLRPDVFHVHREESGSGEREQQQQQQVFTCKHCPSTFFSSPGLTRHINKSHPTENRQVMLLQMAVRP is encoded by the coding sequence ATGCCTCGAGGATTCTTGGTGAAGAGAAACCGGCGATGTTCGGCGTCATACCGATCACGAAATAACGGTAACAACGGTCCTGTAACGTATGACAGTGATAAGCCTGAAGGGACTAGACCGGAGGCGGTGAAGGAGGACGGTGTGTTGAGTGTCGGACTGCTCCCGGTGTCCCGCGAGGACTCCGCCGGTATCAGGGAGGCGTGGAGCCCGCACGTGGAGTCCGCGCTGGAGGCAGAGGCGGACCGGCGCGCGCAGTTACCGGAGACCGAGGAGCAGGTGACCGACGTGGACGTTTTGACTCCCGGTGGTGACTTCTCCTGCTTCttcccacctccacctcctccacgcGACTTCACTTTAAGCCCTGTCAAACCGGTTGGCACGAGACTGCTAGAGCAGCACgaggagggagagaagcagCCGTTATTCCCCGGCAGGTGCCTGACATCCTCCCCGGTGTCAGAGCTGCCAGCAGAGTTACCGGAGCTGCCGTTCCTGGTGAGCTCCACGCCGACTTCTATCGAGAGACTCCTCGCGAGCAGCAGCCGCCACCACGCGCCGTCCTACGGTCTCAATGACAAATACGACCCAAGTATGGCTCACGTGCACCTGTTCCCGCCACTGACACTGATGAATCAGGAGCAGCATCACGCTGAGAGGAAAGGCTCGTTCCTGGAACCGGATCAGCGCGTgaacaacaacagacacaacaaacCGGCGGCGGGAAACCCGTCCAAGAAACCCAAGGTGAACCGGAAACTGAACTTCGAGGATGAGGTCACGACCTCGCCGGTTTTAGGTCTGCGGATCAAGAAGGAGAGTCCGGAGCTGAGGAGGCACCGGGAAAAGTCGTCTGCTCTTAACGGGAACCCGCCGCTTGGAGAGTTCATCTGCCAGCTGTGTAAAGAGGAGTACCCCGACCCTTTCTCCCTCGCGCAGCACAAGTGCTCCCGCATAGTGCGCGTGGAGTACCGGTGCCCCGAGTGCGACAAAGTCTTTAGCTGTCCCGCCAATCTAGCCTCTCATCGGCGCTGGCACAAACCGCGTCCGGTCAACAACCGAGGATGCGAGACTCCTACGAACAAGAGCCAGCCGTTAAAAGAGGCACGCGGGCCCATTCAGCACGAGAGGCAGCCGgtagagatggagggaaaggaGAACGAGCTGCTGCGCATCAACACGAATCAGCACCACGAGGCGCAGGACAGCTCCCGCGTCAGGCGCGAACCTTCCCTGCTTCTGCTGCACGCTCGGTCTCGAGACAGCCCCGACAGCGACAGCCTCGCGCCTCCTCGCTATGATTCCTCGTGTCATTACCGGAGCCCGGTAGAGAGCTGCTTGGACCTGCAGCAGCACGTGAGAGCGGCGGACAGTCCAGCCTCCAGCCTCCTTATGTCTAACCCAGAGGAGCGCGCGGACCTGCCACAGCAGCAGCCGCACCCTCCTCTACCGTTCATCCAGGCGTTACCGGAGGAGGACGTGTACGAGTGCCGGTACTGCGGGAAGAAGTTCCGCCGACAGGCTTACCTGAAGAAACACCTGGCCGCGCACGAGATGACAGCGCGAGCCTCTCCTCCACCTTCATCTTACGGGCAGGCGCGCGAGAATAGTGGCGGACAGAACCAGGTCTTTCTGTGCCACCTGTGTGGCGCGCGCTTCCCGTCAGTTGAAATCAGGGACAAGCACCGTCTGTGGCACGCGATGAGGGACGAGTTACTGGCGGGGACACTGGGAGGAGGACTCAGACCAGACGTATTCCACGTGCACAGAGAAGAGAGCGGCAGCGGGGAGCgcgagcagcagcaacagcagcaggtcTTCACGTGCAAGCACTGTCCGTCCACATTCTTCAGCTCCCCGGGGCTCACGAGACACATCAACAAGTCTCACCCCACCGAGAACCGGCAAgtgatgctgctgcagatggCAGTGCGACCGTAA